One window from the genome of Staphylococcus hsinchuensis encodes:
- a CDS encoding MMPL family transporter — MAKLLYKLGKFIAKNKWLSVIGWLVILGVIITPLMINSPKFDSDITMNGLKSLDTNDKISKEFHQDSEKASMKIVFHSNKNDGLNNKDTKKDIEDALDNIRQNDDYIQNISNPYDSGQVNDEGDTAIANVSYVVPQTGLKDSSKHIIDKELKDVTDNHNVQIEKAQGSSMNAEIGGTSEIVGIVVAFVILLITFGSLIAAGMPIISAIIGLGSSVGIIALLTYIFDIPNFTLTLAVMIGLAVGIDYSLFILFRFKELKKKGVDTVEAIATAVGTAGSAVIFAGLTVMIAVCGLSLVGIDFLSVMGFASAISVLFAVLAALTLLPALISIFHKSIKIKDKPSKSKDPKDHPWAKFIVGKPVIAVIVSLIILILAAIPVSGMRLGIPDDSLKPTDSSEYKAYKLISDNFGEGYNGQIVMLVNTKDGGSKSTIERDLNNMRSDVEDIDNVDTVSKAQLTDNNNYALFTIIPEKGPNSQSTENLVYDLRDYHSQAQEKYDYDTEISGQSVINIDMSEKLNNAIPVFAGVIVVLAFVLLMIVFRSILVPLKAVLGFILSLMATLGFTTLVIQHGFMGSLFGIENTGPLLAFLPVVTIGLLFGLAIDYELFLMTRVHEEYSKTGDNDHSIRVGIKESGPVIVAAALIMFSVFIAFVFQDDSAIKSMGIALGFGVLFDAFVVRMTLIPALTKLFGKASWYLPKWLGAVLPNIDVEGKALEEDNHHDTSSEKGHVNDKNNEYARQDKDNYVYQNDKRNHNRNYNDEDYNRSVHLDNHHDQHHRQHHYDNQRDDIDYESLYTQDGDHTHHDERNYNDRHYQDNYDRNDDYHDSNFDKTTNLYKELTDSNIDQDVLFKALMLYARENNKGVYDRYNRSSQHRHDDELRD, encoded by the coding sequence TTGGCAAAGCTATTATACAAACTAGGAAAATTTATAGCTAAGAACAAATGGCTAAGTGTTATAGGATGGCTTGTTATACTAGGTGTCATTATCACGCCATTAATGATAAACTCACCGAAGTTTGACAGTGACATCACTATGAACGGCCTTAAGTCATTAGACACAAACGATAAAATTAGTAAAGAATTTCATCAGGACAGTGAGAAAGCCTCGATGAAAATAGTCTTCCATTCTAATAAGAATGATGGACTCAATAATAAAGATACGAAGAAAGATATTGAAGATGCTTTAGACAATATCAGACAAAATGATGATTATATCCAAAATATCTCTAATCCATATGACAGTGGACAAGTTAACGATGAAGGCGATACCGCTATCGCTAACGTAAGTTATGTAGTTCCACAAACTGGATTAAAAGATTCTTCTAAACATATCATCGACAAAGAATTAAAAGATGTAACTGACAACCACAATGTGCAAATTGAAAAAGCTCAAGGTAGCTCTATGAATGCTGAAATTGGTGGTACATCAGAAATTGTCGGTATCGTCGTAGCATTCGTAATCTTACTTATTACCTTTGGTTCACTTATCGCAGCTGGTATGCCAATTATTAGTGCAATCATCGGTTTAGGTTCAAGTGTTGGTATCATCGCATTATTAACATATATCTTTGATATTCCAAACTTCACGCTTACACTAGCTGTAATGATAGGTTTAGCTGTTGGTATTGACTACTCACTCTTTATTCTATTTAGATTTAAAGAACTTAAGAAAAAAGGTGTCGATACTGTAGAAGCTATCGCAACAGCAGTGGGTACAGCAGGTAGTGCTGTAATATTCGCTGGTCTTACAGTTATGATTGCTGTTTGTGGTTTATCACTTGTAGGAATCGACTTCTTATCGGTTATGGGATTTGCTTCAGCGATTAGTGTGTTATTTGCAGTATTAGCAGCATTAACACTATTACCTGCCCTAATCAGTATCTTCCATAAAAGTATTAAAATTAAAGATAAACCATCTAAAAGTAAAGACCCTAAAGATCATCCTTGGGCAAAATTTATTGTTGGTAAGCCAGTTATCGCTGTTATTGTAAGTTTAATTATTTTAATTTTAGCTGCTATACCAGTCAGTGGCATGCGTTTAGGTATTCCAGATGATAGTTTAAAACCAACTGACTCATCAGAATACAAAGCTTATAAATTGATCTCAGATAATTTTGGCGAAGGTTATAACGGACAAATTGTCATGTTAGTAAATACAAAAGATGGTGGAAGTAAAAGCACTATCGAACGTGACTTAAATAATATGCGTAGTGATGTAGAAGACATTGATAATGTTGATACAGTTTCAAAAGCACAACTAACTGACAACAACAATTACGCATTATTCACAATCATTCCTGAAAAAGGACCGAACTCACAGTCAACAGAAAATCTAGTATATGATTTACGTGATTATCATAGCCAAGCGCAAGAAAAATATGACTATGACACTGAAATTTCAGGACAAAGTGTTATTAACATCGATATGTCAGAAAAACTAAACAACGCTATTCCAGTATTTGCAGGCGTTATCGTTGTATTAGCATTCGTCTTATTAATGATTGTGTTCCGTTCAATCTTAGTTCCATTAAAAGCAGTACTAGGCTTTATCCTTTCATTAATGGCTACATTAGGTTTCACAACATTAGTCATTCAACATGGCTTTATGGGTAGCTTATTTGGTATTGAAAACACAGGACCATTACTCGCATTCCTTCCAGTAGTCACAATTGGATTGTTATTCGGACTTGCCATCGACTACGAGCTCTTCTTAATGACACGTGTACATGAAGAATACAGTAAGACTGGCGACAATGATCATTCAATCCGTGTAGGTATCAAAGAAAGTGGACCTGTTATCGTAGCTGCTGCACTTATTATGTTCAGTGTATTCATCGCATTCGTCTTCCAAGATGACAGTGCAATTAAGTCAATGGGTATCGCATTAGGTTTCGGTGTGTTATTCGACGCATTCGTCGTACGTATGACATTAATTCCAGCATTGACGAAACTCTTTGGTAAAGCTTCATGGTACCTTCCTAAATGGTTAGGTGCAGTATTGCCAAACATTGACGTTGAAGGTAAAGCTTTAGAAGAAGATAATCATCACGACACATCTTCTGAAAAAGGTCATGTCAACGATAAAAATAATGAATACGCTAGACAAGACAAAGATAACTATGTTTATCAAAATGACAAACGTAACCACAATCGCAATTATAATGACGAAGATTATAACCGTTCTGTGCATTTAGATAATCATCATGACCAGCATCATCGCCAACATCATTATGATAATCAACGTGATGATATCGACTATGAATCACTTTATACTCAAGATGGCGACCATACTCATCATGATGAGCGTAATTATAATGATCGACACTATCAAGACAATTACGATAGAAACGATGATTATCATGATTCAAATTTCGATAAAACAACAAACTTATACAAAGAATTAACTGATAGCAATATTGATCAAGATGTATTATTCAAAGCATTAATGTTATACGCTCGTGAAAACAACAAAGGTGTTTACGATAGATATAACCGATCATCTCAACATCGTCATGATGACGAACTTAGAGACTAA
- a CDS encoding GNAT family N-acetyltransferase, translated as MIKFEYFEEKDFDLLINWINSPELLVKWAGTDFNYPLDEEQLKEYIKDTNKENSSKIIYKVIIEENNSKKIIGHIALNNIDFKNCSATLSKVLVGDPQMRGQGLGPKIIKKLLKKAFEDLGLHRIELGVFAFNKSAIKSYKKIGFIKEGEKRDFRKLNGEYYNLWQMSMLESEWS; from the coding sequence TTGATTAAGTTTGAATATTTTGAGGAGAAAGATTTTGATTTATTAATAAACTGGATAAACTCTCCTGAACTTTTAGTCAAATGGGCAGGTACAGATTTTAATTATCCCCTAGATGAAGAACAATTAAAGGAATATATTAAAGACACAAATAAAGAAAATTCTAGTAAAATAATTTATAAAGTTATCATTGAAGAAAATAATTCAAAAAAAATTATAGGTCATATTGCTTTAAATAATATAGATTTTAAAAATTGTTCCGCCACGTTAAGTAAAGTTTTAGTAGGTGATCCGCAAATGCGTGGCCAAGGATTAGGCCCTAAAATAATAAAGAAATTATTGAAAAAGGCTTTTGAAGATTTGGGACTACACAGAATTGAATTAGGTGTTTTTGCCTTTAATAAATCAGCTATTAAAAGTTACAAAAAGATTGGATTTATAAAAGAAGGAGAAAAAAGAGACTTTAGAAAATTAAATGGAGAATATTATAATTTATGGCAAATGAGTATGTTAGAAAGCGAATGGTCTTGA
- the copZ gene encoding copper chaperone CopZ, translating into MTNEVINVEGMSCDHCKHSIEKALNGLDGVTSSEVSLANGNVEVEFDENQVAFNDFKEAIEDQGYDVIK; encoded by the coding sequence TTGACTAACGAAGTTATTAATGTAGAAGGTATGAGCTGTGACCATTGCAAGCATTCAATTGAAAAAGCATTAAATGGATTAGATGGTGTAACATCTTCAGAAGTAAGCTTGGCGAATGGGAATGTGGAAGTTGAATTTGATGAAAATCAAGTAGCTTTCAACGACTTTAAAGAAGCTATTGAAGATCAAGGTTACGATGTAATTAAATAA
- a CDS encoding heavy metal translocating P-type ATPase → MSENIKKTSLGITGMTCAACSNKVEKNLNKLDEVNANVNPSTEKATIEYNPNVTSLEDIANTIQKTGYGVLTEKVDLDVMGMTCAACSNKIEKVLNRISGVNKATVNLTTESATVEYNPDMTSVDEFQQRIKNLGYEAQPKKEASEKSSQKEKQLKRQLIKLVVSAVLAAPLLMTMFVHLFGIQIPHIFMNPWFQFVLATPVQFVIGWQFYVGAYKNLRNGSANMDVLVALGTSAAFFYSIYESIKWLINTNYEPHLYFETSAVLITLILFGKYLEARAKTQTTNALSKLLNLQAKEARILRNGEETMVPLSEVKEGDYLVIKPGEKIPVDGKIIKGMTSIDESMLTGESIPVEKMQNDNVIGSTMNKNGAITVEATKVGKDTALASIVKVVEEAQGSKAPIQRLADIISGYFVPIVVGIAIFTFIIWISLVQPGQFEPALVAAIAVLVIACPCALGLATPTSIMVGTGKAAENGILFKGGEHIEGTHAINTVVLDKTGTITNGTPEVTDFSGDDQTLQLLASAEKGSEHPLAEAIVSYAKEKSLEFLEVDHFEAIPGRGINATIDGKELFVGNRKLMSEKGIQTNEAETNLAQFEKEGKTAMLISVDNELRGVVAVADTVKDTAQQAIQKLHELGIEVAMLTGDNKRTAQAIAKQVGIDTIIAEVLPEEKASKVAEIQSEGKKVAMVGDGVNDAPALVKADIGIAIGTGTEVAIEAADITILGGDLLLIPKAIKASKSTIRNIRQNLFWAFGYNVAGIPIAAIGLLAPWVAGAAMALSSVSVVTNALRLKRMKL, encoded by the coding sequence TTGAGTGAAAATATTAAAAAAACCTCATTAGGTATCACAGGCATGACATGTGCAGCTTGCTCGAATAAAGTAGAAAAAAATCTAAATAAATTAGATGAAGTTAACGCTAATGTAAATCCTTCTACAGAGAAAGCTACAATTGAATATAACCCCAATGTTACATCATTAGAAGATATTGCAAATACAATTCAAAAAACAGGTTATGGAGTTTTAACCGAAAAAGTGGATCTCGATGTAATGGGAATGACGTGTGCAGCTTGTTCGAATAAAATCGAAAAAGTTTTAAATCGAATCTCAGGTGTAAATAAGGCTACAGTTAATTTAACCACAGAAAGTGCTACTGTAGAATACAACCCTGATATGACGTCTGTAGATGAATTTCAACAACGTATTAAAAACCTAGGGTATGAGGCACAACCTAAAAAAGAAGCATCAGAAAAAAGTTCCCAAAAAGAAAAACAATTAAAACGACAGTTAATTAAATTAGTTGTTTCAGCTGTTTTAGCAGCTCCATTGTTAATGACAATGTTCGTTCATTTATTTGGTATTCAAATACCACATATATTTATGAACCCGTGGTTCCAATTTGTATTAGCAACGCCTGTTCAATTTGTTATTGGTTGGCAATTTTATGTAGGCGCTTATAAAAACCTTCGTAATGGGTCAGCAAATATGGATGTTCTTGTCGCTTTAGGTACAAGCGCAGCCTTCTTTTATAGTATTTATGAATCGATTAAGTGGTTAATTAATACAAATTATGAGCCACACCTATATTTTGAAACAAGTGCTGTATTAATTACTTTAATTCTTTTCGGAAAGTATTTAGAAGCACGTGCTAAAACACAAACAACAAATGCGTTAAGTAAATTGTTGAATTTACAAGCTAAAGAAGCACGTATATTACGCAACGGTGAAGAGACTATGGTTCCTTTAAGTGAGGTAAAAGAAGGAGACTATTTAGTTATCAAACCAGGAGAAAAAATACCAGTAGATGGCAAAATAATTAAAGGTATGACTTCAATTGACGAGTCAATGTTGACAGGTGAATCTATTCCTGTTGAAAAAATGCAAAATGATAATGTTATAGGATCAACAATGAATAAAAATGGAGCAATTACTGTTGAAGCAACAAAAGTTGGTAAAGATACAGCTCTTGCCTCCATTGTTAAAGTTGTCGAAGAAGCGCAAGGTTCTAAAGCGCCAATACAAAGACTAGCAGATATTATTTCTGGATATTTTGTACCTATCGTTGTAGGTATCGCGATTTTCACATTTATTATATGGATTTCATTAGTTCAGCCGGGACAATTTGAACCAGCCTTAGTTGCTGCAATAGCAGTATTAGTTATCGCTTGTCCTTGTGCGTTAGGCTTAGCTACGCCTACTTCTATAATGGTGGGTACCGGAAAAGCTGCTGAAAATGGCATTCTATTTAAAGGTGGAGAACACATTGAAGGTACACACGCTATTAATACAGTTGTTTTAGATAAAACTGGCACTATAACAAATGGCACACCTGAAGTCACTGATTTTAGTGGAGATGATCAAACATTACAATTGTTAGCTAGTGCAGAAAAAGGTTCTGAACACCCACTAGCTGAAGCTATCGTAAGTTATGCTAAAGAAAAATCATTAGAATTTTTAGAAGTAGACCATTTTGAAGCTATACCAGGGCGCGGTATAAATGCAACAATTGATGGTAAAGAACTTTTTGTCGGAAATCGAAAACTAATGAGTGAAAAAGGAATCCAAACTAATGAAGCTGAAACAAATCTCGCTCAATTTGAAAAAGAAGGAAAAACTGCAATGCTTATAAGCGTAGATAACGAATTGAGAGGGGTTGTCGCTGTAGCTGATACAGTTAAAGATACTGCCCAACAAGCTATTCAAAAACTTCATGAATTAGGTATTGAAGTTGCTATGTTAACTGGTGATAACAAACGTACCGCACAAGCAATAGCAAAACAAGTTGGTATAGACACGATTATTGCAGAGGTTTTACCAGAAGAAAAAGCTTCTAAAGTAGCAGAAATTCAATCTGAAGGTAAAAAAGTAGCTATGGTTGGAGATGGTGTCAATGATGCTCCAGCACTAGTTAAAGCAGATATTGGTATTGCCATTGGTACAGGTACAGAAGTTGCAATCGAAGCTGCTGATATAACTATTTTAGGAGGAGACCTTTTATTAATTCCAAAAGCAATAAAAGCAAGTAAATCTACAATTCGTAATATTCGCCAAAATCTATTTTGGGCGTTTGGTTACAATGTTGCAGGTATCCCTATAGCAGCAATTGGTCTGCTAGCACCTTGGGTTGCGGGAGCAGCAATGGCTTTAAGTTCTGTAAGTGTTGTCACAAACGCTTTACGTCTAAAACGTATGAAATTATAA
- a CDS encoding metal-sensing transcriptional repressor, with protein MNTTTVKNNDALLNRLKRLEGQMRGLQSMIAEDRYCIDVLVQITAIQSALKQVGFIVTEDHISNCVSEGIKNGNGEESIKELMVVLKQFSK; from the coding sequence TTGAACACTACTACTGTTAAAAACAATGACGCATTGCTCAATAGACTCAAAAGATTAGAAGGACAAATGCGCGGTTTACAATCAATGATAGCAGAAGATAGATATTGTATAGATGTACTAGTACAAATAACAGCAATACAATCAGCCCTAAAACAAGTGGGTTTTATAGTAACTGAAGACCATATATCTAATTGTGTAAGTGAAGGTATTAAAAATGGCAACGGAGAAGAAAGTATCAAAGAATTGATGGTTGTATTAAAACAATTTTCAAAATAG
- a CDS encoding glutaredoxin family protein, protein MDKNIQLELYTRPTCSDCQESKRYLNSQEISYSHKDVSQNLDLEEEMKKISGNRIVPLFVFYKKIFWGKKKLFKYYVGFENNKKDILNILE, encoded by the coding sequence TTGGATAAAAATATACAACTTGAGCTTTACACAAGACCTACATGCTCTGATTGCCAAGAATCAAAAAGGTATTTAAACTCTCAAGAGATTAGTTATAGTCATAAAGATGTAAGTCAAAATTTGGACTTAGAAGAAGAAATGAAAAAAATATCAGGCAACCGAATTGTTCCCTTATTTGTTTTTTATAAAAAAATTTTTTGGGGTAAAAAAAAGTTGTTTAAATATTACGTGGGATTTGAAAATAACAAAAAAGATATATTAAATATATTGGAATAA
- a CDS encoding cation diffusion facilitator family transporter, translated as MENDHNHNHTHGANKKTLLISFIIITSYMIVEGLGGFFTNSLALISDAGHMLSDSISLGIALIAFTLGAKQANTNKTFGYKRFEILAAVLNGITLMLIAIYIFYEAIERFKNPPEVASTGMLIIALVGLFINIIVAWIMLRGSDVEENLNMRGAYLHVISDMLGSIGAVIAALLIIFFRWGWADPLASVIVAILVLRSGFYVTKSSLHVLMEGAPSNINTKDIIKTIKKFKEVKNIHDFHVWSVTSGLNALSCHIVVEDTMTITENEFLLKRIEHELNHQNIQHVTIQTETSNNNHSEKLFCIVKEEDSQHHH; from the coding sequence ATGGAAAACGATCACAATCATAATCATACACATGGCGCGAACAAAAAGACTTTATTAATTAGTTTTATTATTATTACAAGTTACATGATTGTAGAAGGGTTAGGTGGTTTCTTTACTAACAGTCTTGCGTTAATTTCAGATGCTGGTCATATGTTAAGTGATTCTATTTCTTTAGGTATTGCTTTAATTGCATTTACTTTAGGAGCGAAGCAAGCTAATACAAATAAAACTTTTGGCTACAAAAGGTTTGAAATACTAGCAGCTGTACTTAATGGTATTACTTTGATGTTAATAGCTATCTATATTTTTTATGAAGCTATTGAGAGATTTAAAAACCCCCCTGAGGTAGCTTCTACAGGCATGTTAATTATCGCCTTGGTAGGCTTGTTTATTAATATTATTGTGGCTTGGATAATGCTGCGCGGGAGCGATGTAGAAGAAAACTTAAATATGCGTGGAGCATATTTGCATGTAATAAGCGACATGCTTGGATCTATAGGTGCAGTTATAGCAGCCCTTCTCATTATATTTTTTAGATGGGGGTGGGCGGATCCTTTAGCAAGTGTGATTGTAGCAATTTTAGTACTACGTAGCGGCTTTTATGTAACAAAATCAAGTCTTCATGTATTAATGGAGGGAGCACCAAGCAATATAAATACAAAAGACATTATTAAAACTATTAAAAAATTCAAAGAAGTTAAAAATATTCATGACTTTCATGTTTGGTCAGTAACTAGCGGATTAAACGCGTTATCTTGTCATATTGTTGTAGAAGATACAATGACCATTACTGAAAATGAGTTTTTACTTAAACGTATAGAACATGAACTCAATCATCAAAATATTCAACATGTCACAATACAGACTGAAACTTCTAACAATAATCATAGTGAAAAATTGTTTTGTATCGTGAAAGAAGAAGACAGTCAACATCATCATTAA
- a CDS encoding helix-turn-helix transcriptional regulator, which translates to MKTVKEVSELLDVSKQTIHYHLKSLPSNLKVNKVGNKSLIDDNTIDYLKTILNKKTTKESTNKTESLNNQYSSYIDKYIEHLESEIRQKNRQIDDLTIALKQEQSLNLNSQNILSNTKKIETDNIDSKEDIITPKASKKNEQKQSIFSKLFKKK; encoded by the coding sequence ATGAAAACTGTAAAGGAAGTTTCTGAACTTTTAGATGTCTCTAAACAAACAATTCATTATCATTTAAAAAGTTTACCTTCAAATTTGAAGGTAAACAAAGTAGGTAACAAATCATTAATAGATGATAATACAATAGATTATCTAAAAACAATTTTAAATAAAAAAACGACAAAAGAATCGACAAACAAAACAGAATCATTAAATAACCAATATAGCAGTTATATCGATAAATACATAGAGCATTTAGAATCAGAAATTCGACAAAAGAATCGACAAATTGACGATTTAACAATTGCATTAAAACAAGAACAATCTTTGAATTTAAATAGCCAAAATATATTAAGTAATACCAAAAAAATAGAAACTGATAATATAGATTCAAAAGAAGATATCATTACTCCAAAAGCATCAAAAAAAAATGAACAAAAACAATCTATCTTTTCTAAACTATTCAAAAAAAAATAA
- a CDS encoding IS6 family transposase: MNYFRYKQFNKDVITVAVGYYLRYALSYRDISEILRERGVNVHHSTIYRWVQEYAPILYQIWKKKHKKAYYKWRIDETYIKIKGKWSYLYRAIDTEGHTLDIWLRKQRDNHSAYAFIKRLIKQFGKPQKVVTDQAPSTKAAMAKIIKAFKLKPDCHCTSKYLNNLIEQDHRHIKVRKTRYQSINTAKNTLKGIECIYALYKKNRRSLQIYGFSPCHEISIMLAS, translated from the coding sequence ATGAACTATTTCAGATATAAACAATTTAACAAGGATGTTATCACTGTAGCCGTTGGCTACTATCTAAGATATGCATTGAGCTATCGTGATATATCTGAAATATTAAGAGAACGTGGTGTAAACGTTCATCATTCAACGATCTACCGTTGGGTTCAAGAATATGCCCCAATTTTATATCAAATTTGGAAGAAAAAGCATAAAAAAGCTTATTACAAATGGCGTATTGATGAGACGTATATCAAAATAAAAGGAAAATGGAGCTATTTATATCGTGCCATTGATACAGAGGGACATACATTAGATATTTGGTTGCGTAAGCAACGAGATAATCATTCAGCATATGCGTTTATCAAACGTCTCATTAAACAATTTGGTAAGCCTCAAAAGGTAGTTACAGATCAGGCACCTTCAACGAAGGCAGCAATGGCTAAAATAATTAAAGCTTTTAAACTTAAACCTGACTGTCATTGTACATCGAAATATCTGAATAACCTCATTGAGCAAGATCACCGTCATATTAAAGTAAGAAAGACAAGATATCAAAGTATCAATACGGCAAAGAATACTTTAAAAGGTATTGAATGTATTTACGCTCTATATAAAAAGAACCGTAGGTCTCTTCAGATCTACGGATTTTCCCCATGCCACGAAATTAGCATCATGCTAGCAAGTTAA
- the blaZ gene encoding penicillin-hydrolyzing class A beta-lactamase BlaZ, whose translation MKKLIFLIAIALVLSACNSNSSHAKELNDLEKKYNAHIGVYALDTKSGKEVKFNSDKRFAYASTSKAINSAILLEQVPYNKLNKKIHINKDDIVAYSPILEKYVGKDITLKELIEASMAYSDNTANNKIIKEIGGIKKVKQRLKELGDKVTNPVRYEIELNYYSPKSKKDTSTPAAFGKTLNKLIANGKLSKENKKFLLDLMLNNKSGDTLIKDGVSKDCKVADKSGQAITYASRNDVAFVYPKGQSEPIVLVIFTNKDNKSDKPNDKLISETAKSVMKEF comes from the coding sequence TTGAAAAAGTTAATATTTTTAATTGCAATTGCTTTAGTTTTAAGTGCATGTAATTCAAACAGTTCACATGCCAAAGAGTTAAATGATTTAGAAAAAAAATATAATGCTCATATTGGTGTTTATGCTTTAGATACTAAAAGTGGTAAGGAAGTAAAATTTAATTCAGATAAGAGATTTGCCTATGCTTCGACTTCAAAAGCGATAAATAGTGCTATTTTGTTAGAACAAGTACCTTATAATAAGTTAAATAAAAAAATACATATTAACAAAGATGATATAGTTGCTTATTCTCCTATTTTAGAAAAATATGTAGGAAAAGATATCACTTTAAAAGAACTTATTGAGGCTTCAATGGCATATAGTGATAATACAGCAAACAATAAAATTATAAAAGAAATTGGTGGAATCAAAAAAGTTAAACAACGTCTAAAAGAACTAGGAGATAAAGTAACAAATCCAGTTAGATATGAGATAGAATTAAATTACTATTCACCAAAGAGCAAAAAAGATACTTCAACACCTGCTGCTTTCGGTAAGACTTTAAATAAACTTATCGCAAATGGAAAATTAAGCAAAGAAAACAAAAAATTCTTACTTGATTTAATGTTAAATAATAAAAGCGGAGATACTTTAATTAAAGACGGTGTTTCAAAAGACTGTAAGGTTGCTGATAAAAGTGGTCAAGCAATAACATATGCTTCTAGAAATGATGTTGCTTTTGTTTATCCTAAGGGCCAATCTGAACCTATTGTTTTAGTCATTTTTACGAATAAAGACAATAAAAGTGATAAGCCAAATGATAAGTTGATAAGTGAAACCGCCAAGAGTGTAATGAAGGAATTTTAA